The genomic segment GCGGGACTGGATGCCGTCAACGTCAGCGGCGGCGTGACGGCCTGGTCCCGCGCCGGCCTGCCCCTCACCCGATAGGAGACCGGACCGATGATCTTCCGGCAGATCACCCACGACGACCTCGGGTGCGCCTCGTACCTGGTCGGCGACGAGGACGCGGGCGTTGCGGCCGTCGTCGATCCCAAGCTCGAGATCGAGGAGTACCTCGCGCTGGCCCGGTACATGGGCGTGCGGATCGAGCACATCCTCGAGACCCACAACCACGCCGATCACGTCTCGGGCCACGGCCGGCTGGCGGCGGCGACCGGCGCGACGATCCACGTGCACCGCGATGCCGCGCCCGGCTACGACCACGAGGCCTTCGACGACGGCTGGGAGCTGGAGCTGGGCGCCGTGCGCGTGCGCGCGCTGCACACACCGGGCCACCGGCCCGAGCACACGGCGTTCGCGCTGATCGACACCGCGCGCGGCCCCGAGCCATGGGCGGTGCTCACCGGTGACACCTTGTTCGTCGGTGACATCGCGCGCCCCGACCTGGCCGTCGACAAGGAAGAGGGCGCGCACGACATGTTCGCCTCGCTGCGCGACAAGCTCCTCACGTTGCCCGGCGCGTGCGAGGTCTGGCCCGGCCATCTCGGCGGCTCGCTGTGCGGCGGCCCGGGGATGGACATGAAGATCTCCTCGACGATCGCCTATGAGCTGGCGCACAACGAGCTGCTGGCCGAGACCGATGAGAACGCGTTCGTGGAACGCGCGATCGCCACGCTGGCCCCGCAGCCCCCGAACTTCCAGGCGATCGTGGCGCTCAACCAGGGCCCGCTGCACAGCGGCCACGTCGACGTCGAGCCGCTCACCGCGCGACAGGTCGAGGTCAAGCAACTCACGGGCGCGCTCGTGGTCGACGTGCGCACCGACCTGCAGTTCGATGACGCCCACATCCCCGGCGCGGTCTGCAACCCGGCGGTCCGCGCCGGCTTCGGCACGAAGCTCGCGTGGGTCGCCGACCGTGACCACGAGGTGATCCTCGTCGGCCGCGACGACGACGACGCGATCCATGCCGCGCACCTCGCGGCCGCGGTGGGGATCACGGATCTCGGCGGCTACCTGGCCGGCGGCATGACGAGCTGGCGTGAGGAGAAGCGCCCGACCGAGGGCGTGGAGCGCATCGACGTGTCGGGCCTACGCGAGCGGATCGCCGACGTGCAGGTCCTCGACGTGCGCGAGCAAGGTGAGTTCGAGGCCGGCCACCTCGCCGGTGCGGTCCACGCGGCCTACCACGACATCGACGGTGTCCCCGCGGGCTTGGACCCGGCGCGCCCGATCGCCGTGATCTGCTCCTCCGGCCAGCGCAGCGCGATCGCCGCCTCGCTGCTGCTGCGCGCCGGCGCGCAGCACGTCATCCACGTCGCCGACGGTGGCGTCGTCACCTGGCAACAGCAGGGCTGGCCGATCGAGCAACCGCAGTCCGCGGCACGCTAGGAATGGCGGCGGCCGCCATCCCCTTCGGGCTGGCCATCGGCCTGAGCCTCGGCATGCTCGGCGGCGGCGGCTCGGTCCTCGCCGTGCCGGTCCTGGTCTACGTCCTCGGCCAGAGCGTTCACGAAGCGACGACCACGTCGCTGGTGGTCGTCACCGCCGGCGCCCTGGCCGGCGGGCTCGCGCACGCCCGCGAGGGTCGCGTCTGCTGGCGCCACGCCAGCGCGTTCACCGCCGCGGCGCTGCCCGGCGTCGTCGCAGGCACGGCGCTGGGCAACGCTGTCAGCGGCCGCGTGCTGATCGCGGCCTTCGCCGTGATCATGCTCGCCGCCGCGGCCGCCACCTGGCGCAAGGCCACCAAGGCCACATCGGCCGGCGACGCCGCGCCGGTCACGTCGAGCTGTCCGCCGCTGCGCCTCGGGCGCGACCTGGTCGCCGGCCTCCTCATCGGCACGATGACCGGCTTCTTCGGCGTCGGCGGCGGCTTTCTCATCGTCCCCACGCTGTCCATCGCGCTGGCGCTGTCCATGCGCCTGGCCGTCGGCACCTCGCTGGCGATCATCACCGCCACCTCGGTCATGGCCCTCGGCGCGCACCTGGTCGCCGGCCGCGGCCTCGACGCCGGCGTGACGACGACCATGACGCTGGCCTGCGTGGCCGGCGCACTCGGCGGCGTGCGCTTGGCCGGACGCATCCCGCAGCGCCAACTTGGCCAGGGCTTCGCGGCGCTCGTCGTCCTCGTCGCCGGCTACCTCCTGATCTCCGCCGCCTTCCTCGGCGGCCCACCTGGCAGCTCCTGACCCTCACGCCCGGAAGGACCGACATCATGCACAACGTCAACGTCGAGGCTGTCGAGCAGACCGCCGCCAAGGCCCAGGCCGATCCGAGTGTCGTCGTCCAGCACGTCGTCTTCGACGGCGAGTGGCAGACGACCCCGGGCACGCCGCAGTTCCGCGCGACGATCCCGGTTCCCAACGGGGAGCCGGTCGTCTTCGAGGCCGACTTCCCGCCGCCGATGGGCGGCACCGGAGCGGCCCCCAACCCGTTGGCCTACTGTTTCTGGGGCGGCCTGGCCTGCTACGCCATGACCTACGCCCAGGAGGCCGCGCGCCGCGGCGTCGAGATCCGCGCGCTGCGCGCGCGGGTGGAGACCGACGTAGACCTCGGCCGCGCGCTGGGCGTCAGCGACCGGCCTCCCGTGCAGGGCATCGACTGGCACCTGGACGTCGACGCCGACGCCACGCCCGAGGTCCTGGACGAGCTCAAGGCCGCCGCCGACGAGCACTGCCCCGGGGCGTACTGCATTCGCAACCCGATCGAGCTGCGCACGCACGTCACGCGGACCTGAGCGTCAGGCCGCGCGCTGTTCCGTGGTGGGTTCGACGGCCACCGGGACGTCAATCCCGGTGCGGGCTGTGGGTGACGATGCAGAAGTCCTCGAACAGCTCCAGGCAGCGCGGCATGCGTGGCTCGGGCTTGTCCATGGCCGCACCACGTCTCGGCTCAGGCGACGTCGAGGAGCTGCTGAAACTCGGCCAGCTGGGCGCGCAGACCGCCGCAGACCTGCTCGCACAGGGCGAACACGGAGTCGTCGGCGATCGCATAGCGGACCGCGGTGCCCTGCTTCGTGCGGCTGACGATCCCTGCCTGGTGTAGGACACCCAGATGCTTCGACACGTTCTGCTGCGACGCGCCGAGTGCCTCCCGCAACTCGCTGACATTCGCTGGACCCTCGCGCAGGCGGTCGAGCACCTTGATCCGCATCGGCTCGCCGATGACCCGGAAGCGCTGCGCGATGAGCTCGACCAGCGGATCGGGAAGGGGAGAGGGGAGGGCCATGGCATTCACTGTACGCGGTTGGAGTTGTGCGTCCTCCCTTCGAGAAGCCGCGCTCGGTCCGGCCTCCGACGATGGGCGGAGGTCGAGGACATCAAGATCTGGTTTGCGCCCTCGCCCGCGAAGATCGCTCCGACCATGGCGAGCGTCTGGTCACCGGTCAGGGCATGAGCTGGTGGCCAGGGCCAGGAACTCCTGGCGAGTGCGTGCGTCGTCCCGGACCAGGCCGTACAGCGCTGACGTGACGGTCGTGGAGCCGGACTTCTGAACGCCCCGCAGCGTCATGCACATGTGCTCGGCCTCCAGCACGACGCCGATCCCCACGGGCTCGAGCTCGCGCTGCAACCAGCCGGCGATCTGGGTCGTGAGGCGCTCCTGGGTCTGCAGGTCGCGAGCGTAGAGCTCAACGACGCGGGCCAGCTTGCTCAGACCGAGGATCCGTCCGCCGGGAAGGTATCCGATGTGCGCAACGCCGTGAAACGGCAGCATGTGATGCATGCACAGCGAATGGAACGGGATGCGGCGCGCGACGATCAACTGGTCGTAACCGTCGTCGTTGGCGAACGTTGTGGCCCGAAACGGTTGCGGGGTCAAGAGCTCGGTGAGGGCCTCGGCAACGCGGCGGGGCGTCTCGCGCAGTCCCTCAGCGTCGACGTCGGCGCCGAGGGCTGACAGGAGATCACGAGCGGCGCGCACCAACGCGCCCTGATCGATGTCGCGACCCTGGTCGCCTGCATCATGCAAGGGGGCCAGGGCGAGGCCGGTTAGGTGTTGATGTGGCGCGGTCATGTCGAGCCTTAGTGCCGTCGCCGCACGATCTCTTACCGGGCAGGTGGTCGGTTGGGCGAGAACGGGGGTAGGGAGGAGGGTGGCACCGACCGCGGCGCGGGAGGCCGGTGGCGCTCCCATGGCAGCGGCCGACAACGAGCCGTCGTGATGGGCATCAGCGCACGGCCGGCCACCGTACACATCGCGGCGCGCCGATCTCCGCCCGCTCAGTCGTCAGGGGTCTGCAGCGTCGTGGAGGCGTCGCAGCTTCGCGTTCGGAGCCATGGCGCGGTTGCTCAGCGTTCGGTGGTGGTCTGGCCGGCCAGCGACTCCAGCGGGCTCTCCGAGTCCGCCAGCGCCGCGCGGTCGACCGTCCGGCGTCCGCGGATGAGCGCCTGGATGTGCTCGTTGACATCCCAGACGTTGACGTTCATGCCAGCGGCGACCCGGCCCTCATGAAGCCAGAAGGCGATGAACTCACCACGGGCCGGGTCACCGCGGAGGACCACCTCGTCCCACTGCGGCGCGTGTCCGCAGTACTCCATCCCGACGTCGTACTGATCGGAGAAGAAGTAGGGCAGGTGCTCAAAGCTGACACGCTCGCCGAGCATGGCGCGCGCGGCGGCGGGCCCCTGTGTCAGCGCGTTGGCCCAGTGCTCGACCCGGATGCGCCGGTGGTAGAACGGATGCCAGGCGTTCGCGACGTCGCCGGCGGCGAACACGCCGGGCGCCGAGGTCTGGAGCCGCTCGTCGACGATGATCCCGTTGTCGATCGCGATGCCCGCCGTCTGTGCGAGATCGACCCGCGGGAGGACGCCGATGCCGACGACCGCGAAGTCGCACTCGACCAGTCGCCCGCGGTCGGTGCGGACGCGGGCGATCGCCGCGCCATCACCCTCGATGGCCTCCACGCCTTCGCCGAGGGCCAGGGTGACCCCGTTCCGGGCGTGGACGTCGCGGTAGAAGGCGCCGATCTCGGAGCCGAAGATCCGCTCATTGGGCAGCGCGAGCGGATCGATCAGGGTGACCTCCAGCCCGCGCTGGCGTGCCGAAGCGGCGAACTCGCTGCCGATCCAGCCGGCGCCGACGACCACGACGCGGCCGCCGCGATCCAGCCGCTCACGCAGCGCGTCACAATCCGCCAGCGTCCGCAGGTAGTGGACGCCCTCGAGGTCTGCCCCGGGGACGGAGATCCGCCGTGGCTGGGCTCCGGTGGCCAGCAGGAGCCGGTCGTAGCCCAGCGCGTCGCCGTCATCGAGCGTCACGCGCGATGACCCGGGATCGATGGCCGTCACCGTGGTGTCGGTCAACAGCTCGATGTCGTGCTCGGCGTAGAACGCCAGCTCGTGGACGTAGGCCTTGTCGCGTTCGGACTCGCCCCGCAGGTAGTCCTTGGTCAACGGCGGGCGCTCGTACGGTCGCTCCGACTCTGCGCCGATCAGTACCACGCGACCGTCAAAGCCGCGTTGGCGCAGCTCCTCGGCCGCCTTGGCGCCGGTCAGGCTGGCACCGACGATGACGTGGGTCTGCTTGCTCATGCGGGGCTCCGGGCTGGTGGTATCGACTGAGGTCGCCGGTCAGGGCCTGCTGGGCTCCTCGGTGGGTCGGTCAGTGATCCTTCACCTACGAGCGACCACTGCGGGGCGTTCCTTACGTCCCGGGTCTCGAACGTCAGGCGCCCGGACGTAGAGTCCTGTACCGGGCTCTTGCCTGCCAGATCGTCGCTGGTTGCTCCTCGCGCTATGGGGCGGCGACGATCCGCATGTAGGGCAGCGGCTGCTGCCAGCCGTCCGGGTAGCGCTCCCGGGCCTGCTGGTCGGTGACCGATCCGGCGATGATGACGTCGTCGCCGGGCTGCCATTGCGCCGGGGTGGTGAGCTGATGTGCGGCGGTGAGCTGCAGGGAGTCGATCACGCGCAGGACCTCGTCGAAGTTGCGTCCGGTCGTCATGGGGTAGATGAGGACGAGCTTGATCTGCTTGTCGGGTCCGATGACGAAGACGTTGCGCAGGGTGGCGTTCTGGGCGGCGGTGCGGGCGGTCGGGTCGCCGTCGGCGTCGGCGGGAAGCATCCCGTACGCCTTGCTGATGGCGTGGTCGGTGTCCGCGATGATCGGGTAGTTGACCGCGGCACCCTGGGTGCTGGCGATGTCCTTGGACCAGGCGGTGCTGCCGTCGACGGGATCGGTGGAGATCGCGATGATCTTCGTGTCGCGGCGGTCGAAGTCGGCCTTGATGGACGCCATGTAGCCGAGCTCGGTCGTGCACACCGGCGTGAAGGCGCGCGGATGCGAGAACAGGACCGCCCAGCTGTCGCCGATCCAGTCATGGAAGGCGATCTCACCTTCGGTGGTCTGGGCGACGAAGTCCGGTGCGGCGTCGCCGATGGTCAAGGTCATGCGGATCCTCCGGGGTCGATGGGTCGCGGTAAAAGCCGATCCGGT from the Baekduia soli genome contains:
- a CDS encoding MBL fold metallo-hydrolase, giving the protein MIFRQITHDDLGCASYLVGDEDAGVAAVVDPKLEIEEYLALARYMGVRIEHILETHNHADHVSGHGRLAAATGATIHVHRDAAPGYDHEAFDDGWELELGAVRVRALHTPGHRPEHTAFALIDTARGPEPWAVLTGDTLFVGDIARPDLAVDKEEGAHDMFASLRDKLLTLPGACEVWPGHLGGSLCGGPGMDMKISSTIAYELAHNELLAETDENAFVERAIATLAPQPPNFQAIVALNQGPLHSGHVDVEPLTARQVEVKQLTGALVVDVRTDLQFDDAHIPGAVCNPAVRAGFGTKLAWVADRDHEVILVGRDDDDAIHAAHLAAAVGITDLGGYLAGGMTSWREEKRPTEGVERIDVSGLRERIADVQVLDVREQGEFEAGHLAGAVHAAYHDIDGVPAGLDPARPIAVICSSGQRSAIAASLLLRAGAQHVIHVADGGVVTWQQQGWPIEQPQSAAR
- a CDS encoding sulfite exporter TauE/SafE family protein, with translation MAAAAIPFGLAIGLSLGMLGGGGSVLAVPVLVYVLGQSVHEATTTSLVVVTAGALAGGLAHAREGRVCWRHASAFTAAALPGVVAGTALGNAVSGRVLIAAFAVIMLAAAAATWRKATKATSAGDAAPVTSSCPPLRLGRDLVAGLLIGTMTGFFGVGGGFLIVPTLSIALALSMRLAVGTSLAIITATSVMALGAHLVAGRGLDAGVTTTMTLACVAGALGGVRLAGRIPQRQLGQGFAALVVLVAGYLLISAAFLGGPPGSS
- a CDS encoding OsmC family protein — protein: MHNVNVEAVEQTAAKAQADPSVVVQHVVFDGEWQTTPGTPQFRATIPVPNGEPVVFEADFPPPMGGTGAAPNPLAYCFWGGLACYAMTYAQEAARRGVEIRALRARVETDVDLGRALGVSDRPPVQGIDWHLDVDADATPEVLDELKAAADEHCPGAYCIRNPIELRTHVTRT
- a CDS encoding ArsR/SmtB family transcription factor; translated protein: MALPSPLPDPLVELIAQRFRVIGEPMRIKVLDRLREGPANVSELREALGASQQNVSKHLGVLHQAGIVSRTKQGTAVRYAIADDSVFALCEQVCGGLRAQLAEFQQLLDVA
- the folE gene encoding GTP cyclohydrolase I FolE, with protein sequence MTAPHQHLTGLALAPLHDAGDQGRDIDQGALVRAARDLLSALGADVDAEGLRETPRRVAEALTELLTPQPFRATTFANDDGYDQLIVARRIPFHSLCMHHMLPFHGVAHIGYLPGGRILGLSKLARVVELYARDLQTQERLTTQIAGWLQRELEPVGIGVVLEAEHMCMTLRGVQKSGSTTVTSALYGLVRDDARTRQEFLALATSSCPDR
- a CDS encoding NAD(P)/FAD-dependent oxidoreductase — protein: MSKQTHVIVGASLTGAKAAEELRQRGFDGRVVLIGAESERPYERPPLTKDYLRGESERDKAYVHELAFYAEHDIELLTDTTVTAIDPGSSRVTLDDGDALGYDRLLLATGAQPRRISVPGADLEGVHYLRTLADCDALRERLDRGGRVVVVGAGWIGSEFAASARQRGLEVTLIDPLALPNERIFGSEIGAFYRDVHARNGVTLALGEGVEAIEGDGAAIARVRTDRGRLVECDFAVVGIGVLPRVDLAQTAGIAIDNGIIVDERLQTSAPGVFAAGDVANAWHPFYHRRIRVEHWANALTQGPAAARAMLGERVSFEHLPYFFSDQYDVGMEYCGHAPQWDEVVLRGDPARGEFIAFWLHEGRVAAGMNVNVWDVNEHIQALIRGRRTVDRAALADSESPLESLAGQTTTER
- a CDS encoding peroxiredoxin → MTLTIGDAAPDFVAQTTEGEIAFHDWIGDSWAVLFSHPRAFTPVCTTELGYMASIKADFDRRDTKIIAISTDPVDGSTAWSKDIASTQGAAVNYPIIADTDHAISKAYGMLPADADGDPTARTAAQNATLRNVFVIGPDKQIKLVLIYPMTTGRNFDEVLRVIDSLQLTAAHQLTTPAQWQPGDDVIIAGSVTDQQARERYPDGWQQPLPYMRIVAAP